The proteins below are encoded in one region of Enhydrobacter sp.:
- a CDS encoding acyl carrier protein, producing the protein MSDIAERVKKIVVEHLGVEAAQVKDDAKFIDDLGADSLDTVELVMAFEEEFGIEIPDDAAEKIQTVGDAIGFIKSNAKS; encoded by the coding sequence ATGAGCGATATTGCCGAGCGCGTTAAGAAGATCGTCGTGGAGCATCTCGGGGTCGAAGCGGCCCAGGTGAAGGATGACGCCAAGTTCATCGACGATCTCGGCGCCGACAGCCTCGACACGGTCGAGCTGGTGATGGCGTTCGAGGAGGAATTCGGCATCGAGATTCCCGACGACGCCGCCGAGAAGATCCAGACGGTCGGCGACGCGATCGGCTTCATCAAGAGCAACGCCAAGTCCTGA
- the radA gene encoding DNA repair protein RadA — protein MARPLKRFVCQSCGAVTSKWSGRCESCGEWNTIVEEAAPAPGPAGGGLSRGGKGRRLEFAGLTGSTPQPPRYTSGIAEFDRVCGGGLVVGSALLIGGDPGIGKSTLLLQVAAALARQHTACAYISGEEALDQVRLRAERLGLHDAPVQLTAATSIRDIVATLERPDAPKVAVIDSIQTMWLDTVESTPGTVTQVRASAQALVELAKRRGIAVLLVGHVTKDGAIAGPRVLEHMVDTVLYFEGERGHQFRILRTVKNRFGPTDEIGVFEMSDRGLADVANPSALFLAERRGQVSGACVFAGIEGTRPVLVEIQALVAPSSFATPRHAVVGWDSNRLAMVLAVLEARCGVSIGANDVYLNVAGGLRIGEPAADLAVAAAVVSSLADEAVPPDMVVFGEIGLGGEVRPVGQREARLREATKLGFRTALVPRSQTGAGVPSRPAEGIVVDEIEHLADLVRRFQPADRPLKRSRRDGAPERRRD, from the coding sequence ATGGCCCGGCCGCTGAAGCGCTTCGTCTGCCAGTCGTGCGGCGCCGTCACCAGCAAATGGAGTGGCCGCTGCGAGAGCTGCGGCGAATGGAACACGATCGTGGAGGAAGCGGCCCCCGCTCCGGGACCGGCCGGCGGCGGCCTGTCGCGCGGCGGCAAGGGAAGGCGGCTCGAGTTCGCCGGTCTCACCGGCTCGACGCCGCAGCCCCCGCGCTACACGAGCGGCATCGCCGAGTTCGATCGCGTGTGCGGGGGCGGTCTGGTGGTGGGCTCGGCGCTGCTGATCGGCGGCGATCCCGGCATCGGCAAGTCGACCCTGCTGCTGCAGGTCGCCGCCGCGCTCGCCAGGCAACACACGGCCTGCGCCTATATCTCGGGCGAGGAGGCGCTCGATCAGGTGCGGCTGAGAGCCGAGCGGCTGGGCCTGCACGACGCGCCTGTCCAGCTAACCGCTGCCACCTCGATCCGCGACATCGTCGCCACGCTCGAGCGCCCCGACGCGCCAAAGGTCGCTGTGATCGATTCGATACAGACGATGTGGCTCGACACGGTCGAGAGCACGCCGGGGACCGTCACCCAGGTGCGCGCCTCGGCGCAGGCGCTGGTCGAGCTCGCCAAGCGGCGCGGTATCGCCGTCCTGCTGGTGGGCCACGTGACCAAGGACGGCGCCATCGCGGGCCCCCGCGTGCTCGAGCATATGGTCGACACGGTGCTCTATTTCGAAGGCGAGCGCGGGCACCAGTTCCGCATCCTGCGCACGGTCAAGAATCGCTTCGGCCCGACGGACGAGATCGGCGTGTTCGAGATGTCCGACCGCGGGCTTGCCGATGTCGCCAATCCCTCCGCCCTGTTCCTGGCCGAGCGGCGCGGACAGGTTTCGGGCGCCTGCGTGTTCGCCGGCATCGAGGGCACGCGGCCCGTGCTGGTGGAGATCCAGGCCTTGGTCGCGCCGTCATCCTTCGCCACGCCGCGCCACGCCGTGGTCGGCTGGGATTCGAATCGGCTTGCCATGGTGCTGGCGGTCCTGGAGGCGCGCTGCGGCGTCAGCATCGGCGCCAATGACGTCTATCTCAACGTTGCCGGCGGCCTGCGCATCGGCGAGCCAGCAGCCGATCTCGCGGTCGCCGCGGCGGTCGTGTCGTCGCTCGCCGACGAGGCGGTGCCGCCCGACATGGTGGTGTTCGGCGAGATCGGCCTCGGCGGCGAGGTGCGTCCCGTCGGCCAGCGCGAGGCGCGGCTGCGCGAGGCGACGAAGCTCGGCTTTCGCACCGCGCTGGTGCCGCGCAGCCAGACCGGCGCGGGCGTCCCGTCGCGACCGGCCGAGGGCATCGTTGTTGACGAAATCGAGCATCTGGCCGACCTTGTGAGACGTTTTCAACCGGCCGATCGGCCCCTCAAGCGATCGCGGCGCGACGGCGCCCCGGAACGCAGGCGCGACTAG
- the rpsR gene encoding 30S ribosomal protein S18, giving the protein MSAQRRPFTRRRKSCPFSGANAPKIDYKDVRLLQRFISERGKIVPSRISAVSSKKQRELAQAIKRARFLALLPYVIS; this is encoded by the coding sequence ATGAGCGCCCAACGTCGACCCTTCACGCGCCGGCGCAAGAGCTGCCCCTTCTCCGGCGCCAACGCCCCAAAGATCGACTACAAGGACGTGCGGCTCCTGCAGCGCTTCATTTCCGAGCGCGGCAAGATCGTGCCGAGCCGCATCTCCGCGGTCTCGTCCAAGAAGCAGCGCGAGCTTGCCCAGGCGATCAAGCGCGCCCGCTTCCTGGCGCTCCTGCCTTACGTGATCTCCTGA
- the rplI gene encoding 50S ribosomal protein L9 — translation MPMNVILLERVPKLGQMGDVVKVKPGFARNFLLPQKKALRATKDNIAYFESQRKVLEAQNLERRAEAEAAAAKMKDLKVTLIRQASEALQLYGSVTSRDIAEAANAAGVKIARGQVELDKPIKALGAHAIKVHLHPEVTVEIMALVARSPDEADFLAKGGTLVAETERAALEAAEAAQRAAEQAAALFEAKPTEGEAAEGSTGEEEAKDQEK, via the coding sequence ATGCCGATGAACGTCATCCTGCTGGAGCGCGTGCCCAAGCTCGGTCAGATGGGCGATGTTGTGAAGGTGAAGCCCGGCTTTGCCCGCAATTTCCTCCTGCCGCAGAAGAAGGCCTTGCGCGCCACCAAGGACAACATCGCCTACTTCGAATCGCAGCGTAAGGTCCTCGAGGCCCAGAACCTGGAGCGCCGGGCCGAGGCCGAGGCGGCAGCGGCAAAGATGAAGGACCTCAAGGTCACGCTGATCCGCCAGGCGTCGGAGGCGCTGCAGCTCTATGGCTCGGTCACCTCGCGCGATATCGCCGAGGCGGCAAATGCCGCAGGCGTGAAGATCGCCCGCGGCCAGGTCGAGCTCGACAAGCCGATCAAGGCGCTGGGCGCCCATGCGATCAAGGTCCATCTCCATCCGGAGGTCACGGTCGAGATCATGGCGCTGGTCGCGCGCTCTCCCGACGAGGCCGATTTCCTCGCCAAGGGCGGCACGCTGGTGGCCGAGACCGAGCGCGCCGCGCTCGAGGCGGCGGAGGCCGCCCAGCGCGCGGCCGAGCAGGCGGCCGCACTGTTCGAAGCCAAGCCCACCGAGGGCGAGGCGGCCGAGGGATCGACCGGCGAGGAGGAAGCGAAGGACCAGGAGAAGTAG
- the fabG gene encoding 3-oxoacyl-[acyl-carrier-protein] reductase: MFDLDGKAALVTGASGGIGGAIARALHAQGATVTLSGTRADALEQLRGMLGERAHAIAARMDDPGDIERLAKEAEAAMGKVDILVNNAGITRDNISMRMKDEEWEKVLQVNLTGTFRLTRAAIRGMMRRRAGRVINITSVVGVIGNPGQANYAAAKAGLIGMSKSLAQELASRGVTVNCVAPGFIATPMTDVLTEEQKAIILGRVPAGRLGTPAEIAAAVVFLASDEAAYVTGQTLHINGGMAMI, encoded by the coding sequence ATGTTCGATCTCGACGGCAAGGCGGCTCTGGTCACTGGAGCGTCGGGCGGAATCGGCGGGGCCATCGCGCGTGCGCTTCACGCGCAGGGCGCGACCGTGACGCTGTCGGGCACCCGGGCAGACGCTCTGGAGCAGCTCAGGGGAATGCTGGGCGAGCGTGCCCACGCCATCGCCGCGCGGATGGACGACCCGGGCGATATCGAGCGGCTCGCCAAGGAAGCGGAAGCGGCGATGGGCAAAGTCGACATCCTTGTGAACAACGCCGGCATCACGCGCGACAACATCTCCATGCGCATGAAGGACGAGGAATGGGAGAAGGTGCTCCAGGTCAATCTCACCGGCACTTTCAGGCTCACGCGCGCGGCGATTCGGGGCATGATGAGGCGACGCGCCGGCCGTGTGATCAACATCACCTCTGTCGTCGGCGTCATCGGCAATCCAGGCCAGGCCAACTATGCGGCGGCCAAGGCCGGGCTGATCGGCATGTCGAAGTCGCTCGCCCAAGAACTCGCCTCCCGGGGCGTCACCGTCAACTGCGTGGCACCCGGCTTCATTGCCACGCCCATGACGGATGTCCTGACCGAGGAGCAGAAGGCGATCATCCTCGGCCGGGTGCCGGCAGGCCGCCTCGGCACGCCCGCCGAGATCGCCGCCGCCGTGGTCTTTCTGGCCAGCGACGAGGCCGCCTACGTCACCGGGCAGACCCTGCATATCAACGGCGGCATGGCGATGATCTGA
- a CDS encoding ATP-binding cassette domain-containing protein — MASPKISVRGVTKAFGPKKVLRGIDLDVAQGESIVVIGGSGTGKSVLLKCIIGLMRPDSGSIRIDGEETAGLDGRRREAVMRKFGMLFQGGALFDSLRVWENVAFGPIQSDGMAPAKAREVAVAKLGAVGLEPEIGELFPSELSGGMQKRVALARAIAREPEIIFFDEPTTGLDPIMADVINELIVKCVSDLGATAISITHDMASARKIGHRIAMLHEGRLIWQGPVDEIDHCGNAYVDQFIHGRAEGPIRMQVRKL; from the coding sequence ATGGCTTCCCCGAAGATCTCCGTGCGCGGCGTCACCAAGGCCTTCGGGCCGAAGAAGGTGCTGCGAGGCATCGACCTCGATGTCGCGCAGGGCGAATCGATCGTGGTGATCGGTGGGTCCGGCACCGGCAAGTCGGTGCTGCTGAAATGCATCATCGGCCTGATGCGGCCCGACTCCGGCTCGATCAGGATCGACGGCGAGGAGACCGCGGGGCTCGATGGCCGCAGGCGCGAGGCGGTGATGCGCAAGTTCGGCATGCTGTTCCAGGGTGGCGCGCTGTTCGATTCGCTGCGCGTCTGGGAGAACGTCGCCTTCGGCCCGATCCAGAGCGACGGGATGGCGCCGGCCAAGGCGCGCGAGGTCGCCGTCGCCAAGCTGGGCGCGGTCGGCCTGGAGCCGGAGATCGGCGAGCTCTTCCCGTCCGAGCTGTCGGGCGGCATGCAGAAGCGCGTGGCGCTCGCCCGCGCCATCGCCCGCGAGCCGGAGATCATCTTTTTCGACGAGCCGACCACCGGCCTCGATCCGATCATGGCCGACGTGATCAACGAGCTGATCGTGAAATGCGTGAGCGATCTCGGCGCCACCGCGATCTCGATCACGCACGACATGGCCAGCGCCCGCAAGATCGGCCACCGCATCGCCATGCTCCATGAGGGCCGGCTGATCTGGCAGGGGCCGGTCGACGAGATCGATCATTGCGGCAACGCCTATGTCGACCAGTTCATCCATGGCCGCGCCGAAGGCCCGATCCGGATGCAGGTGCGGAAACTGTGA
- a CDS encoding ABC transporter permease yields the protein MNVPLITLLGRVTLDFLAGIGAVTTFAGEAIRRAVQPPYYRRQIARQMLEIGYYSLPVVGLTAIFTGMVLALQSYTGFARFSAESAIPNVVVVSLTRELGPVLASLMVAGRVGAAMAAEIGTMRVTEQIDALDTLSTDPLKYLVAPRLIAGIVTMPLLVLIADIIGVLGGYLVGVYKLDFNAITYLRNTIDFLQFQDVFSGLVKAAVFGFLITLMGCYHGYTSKGGAQGVGMATTNAVVSASILILTFNYFITEAFFAR from the coding sequence GTGAACGTCCCCCTGATCACGCTTCTCGGTCGCGTGACGCTCGATTTCCTGGCCGGCATCGGAGCCGTCACCACTTTCGCCGGCGAGGCGATCCGCCGGGCCGTGCAGCCGCCCTACTATCGCCGGCAGATCGCGCGGCAGATGCTGGAGATCGGCTACTACTCGCTGCCCGTCGTCGGGCTGACGGCCATCTTCACCGGCATGGTGCTGGCGTTGCAGAGCTATACCGGCTTCGCCCGCTTCTCCGCCGAGAGCGCGATCCCCAACGTGGTGGTGGTGTCGCTCACCCGCGAGCTCGGGCCCGTGCTGGCCAGCCTGATGGTGGCCGGTCGTGTGGGCGCCGCCATGGCCGCCGAGATCGGCACCATGCGGGTCACCGAGCAGATCGACGCGCTCGATACGCTGTCGACCGATCCCTTGAAGTACCTGGTGGCGCCGCGCCTGATCGCGGGCATCGTGACGATGCCGCTGCTGGTGCTGATCGCAGACATCATCGGCGTGCTGGGCGGCTATCTGGTCGGCGTCTACAAGCTCGATTTCAACGCCATCACCTACCTGCGCAACACGATCGACTTCCTGCAGTTCCAGGATGTGTTCTCCGGCCTCGTGAAGGCGGCCGTATTCGGCTTCCTGATCACGCTGATGGGCTGCTATCACGGCTATACGTCGAAGGGGGGCGCCCAGGGCGTCGGCATGGCGACGACCAACGCTGTCGTCTCGGCTTCGATCCTGATCCTCACCTTCAACTATTTCATCACCGAAGCCTTCTTCGCCCGCTAG
- the rpsF gene encoding 30S ribosomal protein S6 encodes MALYENVFIARQDVPATQVEALTNQFAELIANQGGTVSKKEYWGLRSLTYRIKKNRKGHYTLLNIDAPPAAVKELERTMSINEDILRYLTVRVDELEEGPSAVMQRASEKSDRPSGDRDRGGWGDRPARRERPRFGDDSAAATATTGDEE; translated from the coding sequence TTGGCACTCTACGAAAATGTCTTCATCGCGCGCCAGGACGTGCCGGCGACGCAGGTGGAGGCCCTCACCAACCAGTTCGCGGAGCTGATCGCGAACCAGGGCGGCACCGTCTCCAAGAAGGAATATTGGGGCCTGCGCTCGCTCACCTACCGGATCAAGAAGAATCGCAAGGGTCACTACACCCTGCTGAACATCGATGCGCCGCCCGCCGCGGTGAAGGAGCTGGAGCGCACGATGTCGATCAACGAGGACATTCTTCGCTACCTGACCGTTCGCGTCGACGAGCTGGAGGAAGGCCCGTCGGCCGTCATGCAACGGGCCAGCGAGAAATCGGACCGGCCATCGGGCGATCGCGACCGCGGCGGCTGGGGCGACCGGCCGGCCCGGCGCGAGCGTCCGCGCTTCGGCGACGACAGTGCTGCGGCCACCGCCACGACGGGAGACGAAGAATGA
- a CDS encoding cyclopropane-fatty-acyl-phospholipid synthase family protein — MLLAKVLSRVLGEGQLTIIDAAGRSHRIRGGRPGPEVTMRVHDRWTGLRLLLRPRLAFGEAFMEGKLTVEGGGIYDLLDLLGRNMASLETTPFIRWSYGFQRLVRVLEQYNPIGTAERNVAHHYDLKDQLYDFFLDRDRQYSCAYFRTGEEPLEQAQLDKKGHIAAKLLLKPGQNVLDIGSGWGGMALFLSQQFGVDVTGVTLSKEQLAVSSRRALEGGLADRVRFKLLDYRQEDGRYDRIVSVGMFEHVGVAHYIEYFRKVKSLLKEDGVMLLHAIGRMEPPGGTNTWLKKYIFPGGYTPALSEVLTAIEKVGLWVTDIEVLRLHYAGTLRQWRTRFNANRERIKQMAGYDERFCRMWEFYLAGCEVAFRYMNQMVFQIQIARKLDAVPLTRDYMVDTERRATAHSMAAE; from the coding sequence ATGCTGTTAGCCAAGGTTCTTTCCCGTGTACTGGGGGAAGGCCAACTGACGATCATCGATGCGGCGGGTCGCTCGCATCGCATCCGGGGCGGGCGGCCGGGTCCCGAGGTCACGATGCGGGTGCACGATCGCTGGACCGGGCTCCGGTTGCTGCTGCGGCCGCGCCTTGCCTTCGGCGAGGCCTTCATGGAAGGCAAGCTGACGGTCGAGGGCGGCGGCATCTACGACCTGCTCGACCTTCTGGGACGCAACATGGCCTCGCTTGAGACGACGCCGTTCATTCGCTGGTCGTACGGTTTCCAGCGCCTCGTACGCGTCCTCGAGCAGTACAACCCCATCGGGACGGCAGAGCGCAACGTCGCCCATCACTACGACCTGAAGGATCAGCTCTACGACTTCTTCCTCGACCGCGACCGTCAGTATTCATGTGCCTACTTCAGAACCGGCGAGGAGCCGCTCGAGCAGGCCCAGCTCGACAAGAAGGGCCATATCGCGGCCAAGCTGCTTCTGAAACCCGGCCAGAACGTGCTCGACATCGGATCGGGCTGGGGCGGCATGGCACTCTTCCTCAGCCAGCAGTTCGGCGTCGACGTCACCGGCGTGACCCTCTCGAAGGAACAGCTCGCCGTATCGAGCCGACGCGCCCTCGAAGGCGGTCTCGCCGATCGTGTGCGGTTCAAGCTGCTGGACTATCGCCAGGAGGACGGACGCTATGATCGCATCGTCTCCGTCGGCATGTTCGAGCATGTGGGCGTCGCCCACTACATCGAGTACTTCCGCAAGGTGAAGAGCCTCCTCAAGGAGGACGGCGTGATGCTGCTGCACGCCATCGGCCGCATGGAGCCGCCCGGCGGCACGAATACCTGGCTCAAGAAGTACATCTTTCCCGGCGGCTACACGCCCGCCCTGTCGGAGGTGCTGACGGCGATCGAGAAGGTCGGGCTCTGGGTGACCGATATCGAGGTCCTGCGCCTGCACTATGCGGGAACGCTTCGCCAATGGCGCACCCGTTTCAACGCCAATCGTGAACGCATCAAGCAGATGGCCGGCTACGACGAGCGCTTCTGCCGCATGTGGGAGTTCTATCTCGCCGGCTGCGAAGTGGCGTTCCGGTACATGAACCAGATGGTCTTCCAGATCCAGATCGCCCGGAAGCTGGATGCCGTGCCGCTGACCCGCGACTATATGGTGGATACGGAGCGCAGGGCTACCGCTCACTCGATGGCGGCCGAGTAA
- the alr gene encoding alanine racemase, with product MSASFDSDATRRAGAILTVDLAAIAANWRGLRDAGRAVGHPVECAAVLKADAYGTGAAIVGPRLAAEGCRHFFVAHIEEGIALRAVVPDAPIYVLNGLLANTEPDFVEHGLTPVLNELGQLNAWRAAAQRYNRALDAVIHIDTGMHRLGFGPEEAQVLINERGRLRGLRLALLMSHLVVSEEPGNPVNGEQLSRFRTFVRAMPGAPASLANSSGIFLGPDYHFDLLRPGAALYGINPLPGQPNPMLSTVRLDVRILQTRVIDALQTVGYGAAWRSARPTRVATIALGYADGYFRNLVNRAHVHIAGRRVPVIGRISMDLVTIDVTEVPETACLPGATVEVLGEHTTAEDLADHARTNAYEIMTALGRRYARLYIDDRSESGP from the coding sequence GTGTCTGCCTCCTTCGACTCCGACGCGACGCGCCGGGCGGGCGCGATTTTGACCGTCGATCTGGCGGCGATCGCCGCCAACTGGCGTGGCCTGCGCGATGCCGGCCGCGCCGTCGGCCATCCGGTGGAATGCGCTGCGGTGCTCAAGGCCGATGCCTACGGCACGGGCGCCGCGATCGTGGGGCCGCGGCTCGCCGCCGAAGGCTGCCGTCATTTCTTCGTTGCCCATATCGAGGAGGGCATCGCGCTCCGCGCCGTGGTGCCGGACGCGCCGATCTACGTCTTGAACGGCCTGCTGGCCAACACGGAGCCCGACTTCGTGGAGCACGGCCTCACGCCGGTGCTGAACGAGCTCGGCCAGCTCAATGCCTGGCGCGCCGCCGCCCAGCGCTACAACCGCGCGCTCGACGCCGTGATCCATATCGATACCGGCATGCACCGCCTGGGTTTCGGGCCCGAGGAGGCGCAGGTGCTGATCAACGAGCGGGGCCGCCTGCGCGGGCTCCGCCTGGCGCTGCTGATGAGTCATCTCGTGGTGTCGGAAGAGCCCGGCAATCCGGTCAACGGCGAGCAGCTTTCGCGCTTCCGTACCTTCGTTCGCGCGATGCCGGGCGCCCCCGCCTCGCTCGCCAACTCGTCCGGCATCTTCCTCGGACCCGACTATCATTTCGATCTGCTGCGGCCCGGCGCCGCGCTCTACGGCATCAATCCTCTGCCCGGGCAGCCCAATCCCATGCTGTCCACGGTGCGACTCGACGTGCGCATCCTGCAGACCCGTGTGATTGACGCTCTGCAGACCGTTGGATACGGTGCCGCGTGGCGGTCCGCCCGGCCGACCCGCGTGGCAACGATCGCGCTTGGATATGCCGACGGCTACTTCCGCAATCTGGTCAATCGCGCTCATGTGCACATCGCCGGCCGGCGCGTGCCCGTGATCGGCCGCATCTCCATGGATCTCGTCACGATCGACGTGACGGAAGTGCCCGAGACCGCCTGCCTTCCCGGCGCCACCGTCGAGGTGCTGGGCGAGCATACGACGGCCGAAGACCTGGCCGACCATGCCCGCACCAATGCCTATGAGATCATGACGGCGCTCGGCCGCCGCTACGCCCGGCTCTATATCGACGACAGATCGGAGAGCGGCCCGTGA
- the fabD gene encoding ACP S-malonyltransferase: protein MSRAFVFPGQGSQAVGMGVDLAGAFSTARDVFGEVDEALKQNLSRLMREGPEADLVLTENAQPALMAVSMAVIRILDADGGKPLATLASHVAGHSLGEYSALAAAGALKLADAACLLKLRGQAMQKAVPVGEGAMAALLGIDLEPAQQACEEAAQGEVVAVANDNGGGQVVVSGHKAAVERAIEAAKARGCKRGMLLPVSAPFHCPLMQPAADAMREALEKVELATPRVPLVANVLASEITNPEEIKRRLVEQVTGLVRWRESVQYMRSQAVDVLVECGSGKVLSGLVRRIDKDMTGLALNTPADIEAFLKTV, encoded by the coding sequence ATGAGTCGCGCTTTTGTGTTTCCGGGACAGGGATCCCAGGCCGTCGGCATGGGGGTCGATCTTGCCGGGGCCTTCTCGACCGCACGGGACGTGTTCGGGGAGGTCGACGAGGCCCTGAAGCAGAACCTGTCCAGGCTCATGCGCGAAGGGCCCGAGGCCGATCTCGTCCTGACCGAGAATGCCCAGCCCGCCCTGATGGCCGTGAGCATGGCCGTGATCCGGATTCTGGACGCGGATGGCGGCAAGCCTCTGGCCACACTTGCATCCCATGTCGCGGGGCATTCGCTCGGCGAATATTCGGCGCTCGCCGCCGCGGGCGCGCTGAAGCTTGCCGATGCGGCGTGTCTTCTCAAACTGCGCGGCCAGGCGATGCAGAAAGCGGTGCCGGTGGGCGAGGGAGCAATGGCGGCCCTTCTCGGGATCGACCTCGAGCCGGCACAGCAGGCATGCGAGGAAGCGGCACAGGGCGAAGTCGTCGCCGTGGCCAATGACAATGGCGGGGGTCAGGTCGTCGTGAGCGGCCACAAGGCGGCGGTGGAGCGCGCGATCGAGGCAGCCAAGGCCAGAGGATGCAAGCGCGGCATGCTCCTGCCGGTCAGCGCTCCCTTCCATTGCCCGCTGATGCAGCCCGCCGCCGATGCGATGCGGGAGGCGCTGGAGAAGGTGGAACTCGCGACGCCGAGGGTGCCGCTGGTCGCCAACGTTCTGGCGTCCGAGATCACCAATCCCGAGGAGATCAAGCGGCGTCTCGTCGAGCAGGTGACCGGGCTGGTGCGCTGGCGGGAAAGCGTGCAGTACATGCGCTCACAGGCAGTCGATGTGCTCGTGGAGTGCGGCTCGGGCAAGGTGCTGTCGGGACTGGTGAGGCGGATCGACAAGGACATGACGGGGCTGGCGTTGAATACGCCGGCCGACATCGAAGCCTTCCTGAAAACCGTGTGA
- a CDS encoding replicative DNA helicase: protein MEPKQDRKVALLPGVEEPHIRLPPENLEAEQALLGSILVNNAAYHRVGEFLKGEHFANALHGKLYDDIARLIEKGQVVSVITLKTYLEQDEAMKEAGGAEYLANLAAASVHVIDAEQYGRVIHDLYLRRQLIALGHDVVNGAFKPTLEESAMEQIETAEKQLYDLASVGQIEGGFKPFRASLTEAMVAAEAAYHRAGQLTGVATGLFQLDQLLGGLHKSDLIILAGRPAMGKSSLATNIGFNAARAYREEHDANGRAKAVDGAVVGFFSLEMSAEQLATRMISEQAEIPSEKIRKGELISADFDKVLSVANELEHLNFFIDDTPALSIAALRTRARRLKRMHGLGLLIVDYLQLLAPSGRTRQENRVQEVSEITRGLKTLAKELDVPVLALSQLSRAVEQREDKRPQLADLRESGSIEQDADVVMFIYRDEYYLMRDEPQRRAEESDQRFNERHDAWRQRCEQQYGKAEVIVAKQRHGPTGIVRLAFEGQFTKFGNLPADDDRSGAPAF, encoded by the coding sequence ATGGAGCCCAAGCAAGATCGAAAAGTCGCCCTCCTCCCGGGCGTCGAAGAACCGCACATCCGCCTGCCGCCGGAGAATCTCGAGGCGGAGCAGGCGCTGTTGGGATCGATCCTCGTCAACAATGCGGCCTACCATCGAGTCGGCGAGTTCCTGAAGGGCGAGCACTTCGCCAACGCCCTGCACGGCAAGCTCTACGACGACATCGCTCGCCTGATCGAGAAGGGACAGGTCGTGAGCGTGATCACGCTCAAGACCTACCTCGAGCAGGACGAGGCCATGAAGGAGGCGGGCGGCGCCGAATATCTGGCGAATCTCGCCGCTGCCTCGGTGCACGTCATCGACGCCGAGCAGTACGGCCGCGTGATCCACGACCTCTATCTCCGCCGCCAGCTCATCGCCCTCGGGCACGATGTGGTGAACGGCGCCTTCAAGCCGACGCTCGAAGAAAGCGCGATGGAGCAGATCGAGACGGCGGAGAAGCAGCTCTACGACCTTGCGAGCGTCGGTCAGATCGAAGGCGGCTTCAAACCGTTTCGCGCTTCGCTGACCGAGGCGATGGTGGCGGCAGAGGCCGCCTATCACCGGGCCGGCCAGCTCACCGGTGTGGCGACCGGCCTTTTCCAGCTCGACCAGCTCCTGGGCGGTCTGCACAAGTCCGACCTGATCATCCTCGCCGGTCGGCCGGCCATGGGCAAAAGCTCGTTGGCGACCAATATCGGCTTCAACGCCGCCAGGGCCTACCGCGAGGAGCACGACGCGAACGGGCGCGCGAAGGCGGTGGATGGCGCGGTGGTCGGCTTCTTCTCGCTCGAGATGTCGGCCGAGCAACTTGCCACCCGCATGATCTCCGAGCAGGCCGAGATCCCTTCCGAGAAGATCCGCAAGGGCGAGCTCATCAGTGCGGATTTCGACAAGGTCCTGTCGGTGGCCAATGAACTCGAGCATCTGAACTTTTTCATCGACGATACGCCTGCCCTGTCGATCGCCGCCCTGCGCACGCGCGCCCGCCGGCTAAAGCGCATGCACGGCCTGGGGCTCCTGATCGTCGACTACCTGCAATTGCTGGCGCCTTCGGGCCGGACGCGTCAGGAGAACCGCGTGCAGGAAGTGTCGGAGATCACGCGTGGCCTCAAGACGCTCGCCAAGGAGCTCGATGTGCCCGTTCTGGCGCTCTCCCAGCTCAGCCGCGCCGTCGAGCAGCGCGAGGACAAGCGTCCGCAGCTCGCCGACCTGCGCGAATCGGGCTCGATCGAGCAGGACGCCGACGTCGTCATGTTCATCTATCGCGACGAATACTACCTGATGCGCGACGAACCCCAGCGGCGCGCCGAGGAGAGCGATCAGCGCTTCAACGAGCGGCACGATGCGTGGCGACAGCGCTGCGAGCAGCAGTACGGCAAGGCCGAGGTGATCGTCGCCAAGCAGCGCCACGGCCCGACGGGCATCGTGAGACTGGCTTTCGAGGGCCAGTTCACCAAGTTCGGCAATCTGCCGGCCGACGACGATCGGTCGGGTGCACCGGCCTTCTAG